ATGGCGCCAAGCTCGGGGCTCAGGCCCATGCCGGCATAGGCGCCTGCGTAGGCGCAGTCCGTGACTGTGAAGGTGAGAGTGGAACCGGTCAGGCGGATGTCTCTTATGGTCAGGGCGTCATCTTCCTGCCAGCGTTCAAGGATCGTTGCGAAATGTTCCAGGGTCGGCCCATGCGGAGCTTGGCTGGCAAATGTCTGGCCCGCGGCCATGGCGTCGGCCTGGATGGCTACGGTGAGAATTATTGTGGCCGACTCCGGGCTCATGTTTTCCAGCAGGGAATTCCAAATTCGGGCGACAAGTCCGGCCTGGGCCGTGCGCGCGGCGATCATGCTCATGGGGCCTCTTTGCTTTCGGTGGATACTGGGATACTGGGCGGATAATGTTCACAATGGATGTTTCCGCATGTTTTCGGGAAAGTGATTTCCCCGCGCAAGGCCCGGTTTTGGAGGACATGGACAGCTCCGAACTGGACGAATCCGGCCGCAGCGCCCTGCTTTGCCGGACCTGCGGCCAACCCGTGACCCGTCTCCGGGACCGGATCGCAGTGGGCGGAAAGCATGTGCATGCCCTGTTCAACCCCTCGGGCATCCTTTTCGAGGTCGGCTGCTTTGGTCAGGCCCCGGGATGCCGTTTCGAGGGGGAATTCACCCATGCCTTCACCTGGTTCGCGGGTTACGCGTGGCGTTTTGCCATGTGCCGCCGCTGCGCCGCCCATCTCGGATGGGAATACCGCGGCGCGGACGGCGGCTTTGCGGGGTTGATCATGGCCGAACTGCGGGAAGCGCAGTCATGACTTGTCTTTATCTTTGGGCTGCAGACCGCAGCTCTTCGATGCCGGGCCTCAGCCCTGAATGCCGATTTTCGGAAACACGACCTTGACCAGCACCACCCAGATGCCGACCAGAAGCAATATGTATAACAAGCTTTCCATTCCAACCTCCCTGAAGTTGTGTCCTGACTTCTTTTCATGCGCACGCCGGGGGGCGGAGTCAACATGCAGGGGCAAAATCCGGGTATGAGCGTGACGGATTCCATGCCCGCGTCCGGGTTGCCTGACCTCGTGGACGCCCATTGCCACCTGCAGGACGGCTTTTTGCGTCACGCCCTGGAGCCGGCCTTGCTTCGGGCCCGCGCCGCCGGGGTGCGCATGATGTGCTGCAACGGCACCCACGAAGGAGATTGGCGGTATGTGCTGGGGCTTGGACGCAGCCACGCCGACATCTGCGTGTCCCTGGGCCTGCACCCCTGGTATGTGGGAGAGCGAGGAGGCGATTGGCTGGCGCGACTTGAGGAGCTGGTGGCGGACAATCCCGTCGGGATAGGCGAGATCGGTTTGGATAACGCTTTGGAATCGCGCAACGACGTTGAGCAGGAAGAGGTTTTTCTCGCCCAGATGGAGTTGGCCGTGAAATATGAGCGGCCAGTGACGGTCCATTGCCGCAAGGCCTTCGGCCGTTTGGCGGAACTGGTAGGGGCCATGCGGGATCGGCCGCCGTATATGATGCTGCATGCCTATGCCGGGTCCCATGAGATGGTCCCGGTTTTCGAGAAGCTGGGCTTTTACATTTCCATTTGCGCCTCCATTACCAGGACCGCGAATCGCAAGGTGCGTACGGCCTGCGTCCGGGTTTCGCCCGGCAGGCTGCTGGTGGAGACCGACAGCCCGGCCATCGCGCCCGTGGGCGTGGATTTCGAGCGCAACGAGCCGGCCTATCTGCCCATGGTGGTGGAGGTGCTGGCGGAGCTGCGCGGGGAAAGGCCGGAGGAGGTGGCGGCGCGGACGGCAGCCAATGCGCGGCTGTTTTTCCGGTGTTGCGAGGGCGTGGGTACGGCAACGGAATGATCCTTCGCCGGCCTCGTAAGGGCCAATCGCCGCTCCATGAACGACGGCTAGTTTTTCGGGCGGCCCGCGACGATTGCCCCAACGATGCCAGGCTCAGTCAGACAGTCGATCCGTCGCGGGCGGAACGGACCCACAGGCCTTTGACCGGGTCGATTTTTGAAGAATGGCTTCATGGTGTAGCGTCACCGGATGACCCGTAGGGGCAGGCCTGCGTGCCTGCCCTGGCCTGCTGTGCCCGCCCTAGCCTGCGTGCCCGCCTGAACCCTATATTGGAGAGCGAGTTATGATGCGTTTTGCCCGGACCATGCAGCTTATAGGCGAGGAAGGATTTGAGAGGTTGCAGGGTGCCACGGTGGCCGTGTTCGGTCTGGGGGCCGTGGGTTCCTATGTGGTCGAGGCCTTGGCCCGGGCCGGAGTGGGGAGCCTCGTGCTTTTCGATCACGATGTCGTGAGCCTGTCCAACATCAACCGCCAGCTTTTCGCCCTGCACTCGACCGTGGGCAGGCCAAAGGCCGAAGTGGCGCGGGAGCGGGTGCTGGACATCAACCCGGACTGCGCCGTGGAGGCGCGGATTCAGTTCGTGGACGGCGAGAATGTGGCCGGGCTGCTGGAGCCGCGTTTCGACATGGTCGTGGACGCCATCGACGGGGTCAACTCCAAGGTCAACCTTATTGTGGCGGCCCGCGAGAAGGGGCTGGAGGTGGTGGCGAGCATGGGCGCGGCGGCCAAGCTCGATCCGTCCAAGATTAAGGCCGCGGACATCTCCAAGTCTTTCATGTGCCCCCTGGCCCAGATCATCCGCAAGCGGCTGCGCCGCCGGGGCGTGACATCGGGCGTGCGCTGCGTCT
This DNA window, taken from Desulfomicrobium sp. ZS1, encodes the following:
- a CDS encoding TatD family hydrolase, producing the protein MQGQNPGMSVTDSMPASGLPDLVDAHCHLQDGFLRHALEPALLRARAAGVRMMCCNGTHEGDWRYVLGLGRSHADICVSLGLHPWYVGERGGDWLARLEELVADNPVGIGEIGLDNALESRNDVEQEEVFLAQMELAVKYERPVTVHCRKAFGRLAELVGAMRDRPPYMMLHAYAGSHEMVPVFEKLGFYISICASITRTANRKVRTACVRVSPGRLLVETDSPAIAPVGVDFERNEPAYLPMVVEVLAELRGERPEEVAARTAANARLFFRCCEGVGTATE
- a CDS encoding cereblon family protein, with product MDSSELDESGRSALLCRTCGQPVTRLRDRIAVGGKHVHALFNPSGILFEVGCFGQAPGCRFEGEFTHAFTWFAGYAWRFAMCRRCAAHLGWEYRGADGGFAGLIMAELREAQS
- a CDS encoding L-2-amino-thiazoline-4-carboxylic acid hydrolase; translation: MSMIAARTAQAGLVARIWNSLLENMSPESATIILTVAIQADAMAAGQTFASQAPHGPTLEHFATILERWQEDDALTIRDIRLTGSTLTFTVTDCAYAGAYAGMGLSPELGAILSCARDEPFANGYSPCLSMQRSQTIMQGHPCCHFTFAWRE
- a CDS encoding ThiF family adenylyltransferase, whose protein sequence is MMRFARTMQLIGEEGFERLQGATVAVFGLGAVGSYVVEALARAGVGSLVLFDHDVVSLSNINRQLFALHSTVGRPKAEVARERVLDINPDCAVEARIQFVDGENVAGLLEPRFDMVVDAIDGVNSKVNLIVAAREKGLEVVASMGAAAKLDPSKIKAADISKSFMCPLAQIIRKRLRRRGVTSGVRCVFSTEAALNKNEPVIEEAPEQGVSGRPRVPIGSISYLTGMFGLYVASEVVREVLGGFESVNCGKDSKGEE